Part of the Variovorax sp. PAMC 28711 genome is shown below.
ATGGCGGAGTTGCCGGTCGCAAGCATCGGGTCGACCACGACGATGTCGCGGCTCTCCATGTCGCTCGGCATCTTGAAGTAGTACTCGACGGCGGTCAGCGTCTTGGGGTCGCGGTAGAGGCCGATGTGCCCCACGCGTGCGCCCGGCACCACCGTCAGCATGCCTTCGAGGATGCCGTTGCCGGCGCGAAGGATCGACACCAGCACCAGCTTCTTGCCATCGATGACCTTGGTCGTCATGGTCTCGAGCGGCGTCTCGATCTCGATCTCCTGCATCGGCATGTCGCGCGTGACTTCGTAGGCCATCAGCATGCTGAGCTCGTTGAGCAGGCGGCGAAAGCTGTTGGTGGAAGCGTCCTTGCGGCGCATCAGGGACAGCTTGTGCTGAACGAGGGGGTGGTCGACGAGGTGGACGTTGCTCATGTTGTGATCGAAAAGAGAGAAATGAAAAGAGAAGTCTAGAAGACCGTGCCGTCGCTCTCGATCAGAAGGGGAGGCGAACCCCCACGCAAGCGCTGTGCCATCGCGCGGCCGGCCGCCCAGGTGCCGCCCTCCAGCACGCAGGCCAGCGGCATCTCGTCTTCGCTGCGGTCGAGTATCTTGCGCACGCGCGGCGCGAGTTCGTCGAGCAGCGCGACGGTGAGGGCGCGCCACTCGACGATGAACTCGTCGCCCACCTTCCAGGTGCGCGTGAGCGATGCCGGGCTCAGCGGCACGATCACGCCGCTGTCGATCAGCAAGCCGCCATTGCGGTACTCGGGCAGCGCGGTCAGCGCCTCGAGCTTGCGCACCTTGACGCCGGCCCAATCGAAGGGCTCCAGCAGCGAATAGGTGAGCCACTGCGAGAGCTTGTGAAAAGGCATCCAGCCGTTTGTGAGGCCGGGGCCGCGCACCGCGCTGTGGCGCCAGCAGTCGCCCAACGCGAAATCCGGGTTGCCCGAGCCGATACCGCCCGGCATGTCGCTGCCATCGGCTGCGATGCTGTCGACAAAATTGGCGGCCGGCCAGATACGCGACAGCGATATCAGCACGAGCGACAGGATCTCGTGCGCGGTGACCTCGGCCGTCGGCGGCACCGCCGGGCCGAAGGGGCCGACCAGCGCGTCGAAGAGCTTGCCGGGGCGGCCGTCTTCGCCGAACACTTCGGGCTGTTCCTGCAGCGCTTCGCCGAGGCGGCGCAACAGCGTGGTGCGCCCCGCGAGGCCGACCAGCGGGTTCGAATCGCTCACCTGGAAGGCGGCGGCGAGGCGGTCGGTAATGAGCGCGCGCAGCCCGGCCGCATCGGCCTGCAACGGGCGTTCGGGATCGGAAGAAAACAGGCCGCTGGTGAAGGCGTGGAAGCTGGCGACGCCGAGGCCTTCGGAGCGCGTGAAGC
Proteins encoded:
- the upp gene encoding uracil phosphoribosyltransferase translates to MSNVHLVDHPLVQHKLSLMRRKDASTNSFRRLLNELSMLMAYEVTRDMPMQEIEIETPLETMTTKVIDGKKLVLVSILRAGNGILEGMLTVVPGARVGHIGLYRDPKTLTAVEYYFKMPSDMESRDIVVVDPMLATGNSAIAAVERLKEMNPKSIKFVCLLTCPEGIKALQTAHPDVPIYTAAIDRELDSHGYILPGLGDAGDRIFGTK
- a CDS encoding URC4/urg3 family protein, with amino-acid sequence MSADATNDSAHPAGAAALLRSTAAVRERAAFLLARARRGESQWFSIGDDDKLEDAARAVAETTLERYPWNIIPYHSRWRHFEAGGVDRLTDLNALIGDEATPRERARIHIDLALVSVLLDAGAGADWHYTETSSGQRFTRSEGLGVASFHAFTSGLFSSDPERPLQADAAGLRALITDRLAAAFQVSDSNPLVGLAGRTTLLRRLGEALQEQPEVFGEDGRPGKLFDALVGPFGPAVPPTAEVTAHEILSLVLISLSRIWPAANFVDSIAADGSDMPGGIGSGNPDFALGDCWRHSAVRGPGLTNGWMPFHKLSQWLTYSLLEPFDWAGVKVRKLEALTALPEYRNGGLLIDSGVIVPLSPASLTRTWKVGDEFIVEWRALTVALLDELAPRVRKILDRSEDEMPLACVLEGGTWAAGRAMAQRLRGGSPPLLIESDGTVF